From Mauremys mutica isolate MM-2020 ecotype Southern chromosome 23, ASM2049712v1, whole genome shotgun sequence, a single genomic window includes:
- the TRAPPC3 gene encoding trafficking protein particle complex subunit 3 isoform X1: protein MSRQAGRGTESKKMSSELFTLTYGALVTQLCKDYENDEDVNKQLDKMGYNIGVRLIEDFLARSNVGRCHDFRETADVIAKVAFKMYLGITPSITNWSPAGDEFSLILENNPLVDFVELPDNHSSLIYSNLLCGVLRGALEMVQMAVDVKFVQDTLKGDGVTEIRMKFVKRIEDNLPAGEE from the exons AGCTCGGAGCTCTTCACTCTGACCTATGGAGCTTTGGTCACTCAGCTGTGTAAGGATTATGAGAACGACGAAGATGTCAATAAACAGCTTGACAAAAT GGGCTACAACATTGGAGTTCGGCTAATAGAAGATTTTCTGGCCCGGTCCAATGTAGGTAGATGCCATGACTTCCGGGAAACTGCAGATGTAATTGCAAAG GTGGCATTTAAAATGTATCTGGGCATCACCCCGAGCATCACCAACTGGAGCCCAGCAGGCGATGAGTTCTCCCTCATCTTGGAAAATAACCCTCTGGTGGACTTTGTGGAGCTGCCTGATAACCACTCATCTCTTATTTACTCCAACCTCTTGTGTGGGGTGCTGCGAGGAGCCTTGGAAATG GTTCAGATGGCCGTGGACGTGAAGTTTGTCCAGGATACGTTGAAAGGAGATGGTGTCACAGAAATCCGGATGAAATTTGTTAAGCGGATTGAAGACAATCTCCCGGCTGGAGAGGAGTGA
- the TRAPPC3 gene encoding trafficking protein particle complex subunit 3 isoform X2 yields MLLKMVQKSSELFTLTYGALVTQLCKDYENDEDVNKQLDKMGYNIGVRLIEDFLARSNVGRCHDFRETADVIAKVAFKMYLGITPSITNWSPAGDEFSLILENNPLVDFVELPDNHSSLIYSNLLCGVLRGALEMVQMAVDVKFVQDTLKGDGVTEIRMKFVKRIEDNLPAGEE; encoded by the exons AGCTCGGAGCTCTTCACTCTGACCTATGGAGCTTTGGTCACTCAGCTGTGTAAGGATTATGAGAACGACGAAGATGTCAATAAACAGCTTGACAAAAT GGGCTACAACATTGGAGTTCGGCTAATAGAAGATTTTCTGGCCCGGTCCAATGTAGGTAGATGCCATGACTTCCGGGAAACTGCAGATGTAATTGCAAAG GTGGCATTTAAAATGTATCTGGGCATCACCCCGAGCATCACCAACTGGAGCCCAGCAGGCGATGAGTTCTCCCTCATCTTGGAAAATAACCCTCTGGTGGACTTTGTGGAGCTGCCTGATAACCACTCATCTCTTATTTACTCCAACCTCTTGTGTGGGGTGCTGCGAGGAGCCTTGGAAATG GTTCAGATGGCCGTGGACGTGAAGTTTGTCCAGGATACGTTGAAAGGAGATGGTGTCACAGAAATCCGGATGAAATTTGTTAAGCGGATTGAAGACAATCTCCCGGCTGGAGAGGAGTGA